The genomic interval GTTTTTAATGTAGTGCCAACCATTAATCAGATAGGTCTTATTCGTCAATAACATGGTTTAAGGTCAGTAAATATTTGGATTTTAAGAAGTCTGTGTTTTGTAAGATTTTTGATTAAATCGCAGgttttcaggtttttattttttgttacatcCTACGCTAGTCTACATCCCACTTTCGCTGTTTGAACGAATGAAGCGCTTAGTTGCTCCACACAAAATCCTTATATGCAAAATCCTCATCACACAAATGAACATCTGAAATCTGCAACACTGTCAGATGCATTCTGCAAACAAGCGCTGTGAACATAAGCTGatgaaaagaacaccttgcccaGTGTTAAGCATCAGAGTGTCTCTGTTATGCTTTAGATTGTGTGGAATAAATCATTACACAGCAAGTCTTCAAGCTTGCCACATTTTAGCTTTTGTCATTGCAGTGATACTAATTTCCGCTTGTCCAGCTGAAATTCTTTTtggctgtttttgttgttgttgttgttgtgttagcATCAAGTGTTCAGTTTACCTTCACATAACTTCCTCTAACAGATGACCTCATTATGCTTCTGCAAAATTTCCTAAAAGTCTGCTAGATTTCCTCTCCTTAATTTTTCAATCCTGCTTTGGTTTTCACTTCCTCTCAcagtgaacttttttttttaggtgttttCTAGGTGTTTTTTCTGACCTAGTGCAGAATGGTGGCTCACTGGTTAATATTTTGAGGTCACTGATCAGAAGCTGAGGGCCTTAAACCCCAGCACcattaagctgccactgttaaaCCACTAAGcctttctttttcatgtttctATATCATAACTGATCCAAGCTAACAAGCAatgatatgcaaataaaaaaatttcactgggctgtaatgtatatgtgacaaataaaggcctCTTCACTTTATCGTAGATGTAAACATATGAGATGTGGCCACAAGGCAACAGACCAGTGTTTACAATGTCAGATGAGCCACCAGCATAGAGGATAGTAATCAATGTTCATTTGTGCTTCATTGAACAGCAAATTCTTGCATGCCATTTTCCCATGATCCCTTACATAGCAAACCTTCCTACAAAACATTACCTTCAAGGTAAACGTGTCAATACATTTTTACTATAAAAATTTGATGTAAACACAATTTTCATGCTGAAATTCATATTTTGGCCTATATACAATGTTATTTGATACccaggttaaaaataaatattaagtatatttaataataaatataaagttttaacAGCTTTTTTACTGTTAGTTGCAAAAAGAagtatttacataaagttttttttagaatgCTAGAGGGAAATATTGGTGATTGTACTCAGAGTAATGCTGAGGATGTTATAAATGGGAATTTTGCAGCAGGACGCGGAAAATGAGGAGACATCAAAAGATCCTTTGGATGAGCTGTTCCCTGAAGATGAGGAGGCGAATCAACCACAAAGTAGGACATTTCTCTCATCTATTTCTATAAATGACATCTTTGAAGTGTTGCTCAGCTTCGTTATTGAAGAAGAAAGTGTGTCTTTTTGGAATTATGAATTTTCTTGGTGTGTTCAGCATCACAGCAAGCGAGCAATGTGGCAATGGCAGCAGCCAAGCAGGGATGTGAGGTGCCTGACAGCTTCAGAACCTTCTATAACCTGGTGATGCAGTACACCAACCAAGGCCGCTACGAAGTGGCAGTGCCATTATGTAAACAGGCTCTGGACGACCTGGAGAGAACAGTGGGCCATAATCACCCCGACGTAGCAGCCATGCTCAACATCCTTGCTTATGTATACAGGCCAGTTCTCATATATTTGctatggaaaaataataataataataataataataataatgatgataataataataataataataataataataataataataataataataataataataataaaaatacaaataataatctaTATTTTGTATATCGCCTTTAAAAGTAGCTTCTCAAAGTGCTTGATATAAAAGATGAAATTAACAGATACACATAACATTACAGACACTAAAACTaaccatacaaaaaataaaaagccaataaataacaaacaaagaaatcacATAAAAGCTACCCCAATAAAGTACGTTTTAAGgtgggatttaaaaacacccAGGGATTCTGCATTCCCAATCTCTGAGGGCAGGGAATTACACAATTTGGGagccaaagaagaaaaagcctGATCCTAGCCAAGTCATGGGCATGTATCCTGAAATCTTAGCTTGTTGTTTCTACACTAGTTTTACAGTGAATGTTTTATTAACCCAGGCCTCTGATTATAATCTGTAGTAATTTATTTTATGGGGCACCAAATGTCACCACAATGACAGGGATATCTTACAGTTTTTATCTTGTTGGGCCCTGgcaaaaaaactgttttttaaactgcagattttataattaaaaatcatttaggTTCCTGTGGATAATGGGTTAGACTGAGGTTTAGGCAGAAAATGAATTAggtgcattaataattattgcAACAGATAGACTTCATAAAGATAGTAAGACAAATGTGAATTGATGAGTAGAAACTAACATCACCTTGTagtttcatttcacttttttagtttttccaCTTTGTGTTAACAGGCAGGGATTTTTGAAAACacttttgtttctctttattatttttagcatAACTCTCAATTTCCACCTGTTTTGGGGTGTCCCTTTTCAGAGatggttaatggctcatataaatatgtagcatTTCTTAAGTATTTCCATTTCTATCCAGCCTACTAgtggcaatatattcatagaaaagtaagaaaaacaaatagttttgtttttttccacacaaatgtttctatcttcaaagtaaattgTGATATCAAAACTATTTGAACTCTCTGAGATGCAACAAGTGTTGTTCATAAACTTCACAAATTCAAAGGCGTTATCTTCAACCGCTAAAATTCTGTGTACGATTATTCCAATGGAAGGGAcaatgtctcacactgaaataCAACAgcgtcctgactcattttatatcagatttgtggcaataaaataattcatttgtttgaacTGATTGCATGTATTAGTACAAACTTTGAAACATGTCCTTTTTTGCATCTGGGGCTTGTTTGAAGAGGTATATTAATATGCACAAATATTCTAATTAAGTTGTTTATGTCCTCTTTCTATTAAAGGCACCAGAGTAATTTTAAAGAAGCATCTCGTCTCCTATATGATGCCGTGACAATCAGAGAGAGGACTCTGGGTGAGGAGCATCCCTCAGtaagctccaacacacacacacacaatgagacaGTACAAAAATAACTTGAATAGTTTCAATTTCAACTCCATACTGTGGTCAGGCCTCAGTAGTCACAGTCAGTTTAATAGTGACTCTCACCGTTCTCCACACTTACTATTTTAACAATGTTGCTTCACCTGCAGGTGGCTGCCACGCTGAATAACCTTGCAGTGCTGAACGGGAAGATGGGGAAGTTCAAGGAGGCCGAGCCGCTGTGTAAAAGAGCTctggagctgagagagaagGTATCAGGCTTAATTATTCAGCtcctgatttctttttaattctatACGTTGAGATTAATTGCACAAAATTAATAGAAAATATGGTGATCATAAcaattaaactgtaataaaacttgtttgtgtgtgtgtgcattgtggcAAGTGAAGTCTGCTGTTGTCATGTTTGTAGATTGTGACTGGAAAAGGATTTTAAGGCTTGGGTAGAACTGACAATTAGAAAgaactataaaaaaataaagtataaattatACCGTGTTGTTCCTTAATCCTTAGGGATTAAAGTATTGTTCAATTTGTAAAATTGCCGTGTATATACATCACTTCATCTTTGATTACTTTTTATAGCATGTCCCATTGTACATACCTATGTACAGTGCTTTCCATTTATTTACATCTCTTAATTTACAACCTGCAGTTTAATCGttctaaacacaataaacatttgcataatcttttttgtttattgtaacTCAGAGGATAATCAGACAGAAAAATGCTAACAACTGCTAGTTTACTGTGTCagtactttgtagaaccacgtTTGGCTACATTAACAGCATGACTCTGAGTTATCTCTAACAGCTTTACATATTGGATCctgatatttatttcttattcttggtcaattgtgtgtctgtgttggtgtccAGGTCCTGGGCTCAGAGCACCCAGATGTGGCCAAGCAGCTGAATAACCTGGCACTGGTTTGTCAGAACCAATGCAAGTATGAGGAGGTTGAGTATTACTACTGCAGAGCCCTCGACATATATGAGAAGAATCTGGGTCATGATGACCCCAATGTtgctaaaacaaaaaacaatctgGTGAGAACCAGCACGACACTTGATGGTAATTGGTGTCCAGACAATTTGGttctttggtttttttttacatgtaccACAGAACAGCACTCCAATGTTAgattaggggtccaagcaccaacATGCTCAGAACCCAATAGGATCTTTGGATTTTTGCTAAGatttttctcattctttttacttcttcttcttcttcttcttcttcttcttcttcttcttcttcttcttcttcttcttctttacaaATCACTCCCCTTCTACTACTCATAGAAAGCATGACTGGCCTGATCAAACTAATCCCCACCCCAACTTTGAACCTATAAACCACACAGCGAACCCTAAATCATGCAATTATTTTTCCATGAAATTGGCTTTTAGGATTTGTGGAATATTTGAGAACAACTGTTGTGAAAAAGTCCTGGGATCCTCACACAATATTAGTGTCAAAAACTCAACAGAGATCTCAGTACTTATTAAAAGCAAGTTAAAATGCATACATATACAACGGGTAGAATGTGGTCATTTATGGGGTGAGCTTATGTTCTGTTTAACTGTCTGGAtcataattctctctctctctctctctctctctctctctctctctcttctctctctctctcagacacatgTTCACAATGCCATTGACAACTGATagtattgtttttgtatttattctagGCCTCCTGCTATCTAAAACAGGGTAAATACAAGGAGGCTGAGATCCTGTACAAAGAGATTCTTACACAAGCTCACAAGAAGGAATTTGGAACAGTAGATGGTGAGTAAACGCTGCGAATACCTAGACTAACTGACTAATAAATATAGCTAATAAGATCAAACAGTTACACAAGTCACTGTACAGCTTCCCAAAGATGAGATCAGGAGTTTTTTGGCATTTACTGAAGACCTAATCTAATCATTTCTGGTCTGTTTTCTACAAATCTGTGTAGAAAATGCAATTCTTGTTCATAAGTTTATTGTCTCATACTAATTCATATTTTGTTTCTCTTACATTTACAATAATGTAAATTTAACCCTCTACTCAGAACACTACAATACTGATTACTGATTATATGTATGTGTCTCTTGGTTTTGATTATTACTTTTGTTACTCCTTGGCCTCTCAcactatttctttttctctgcaatgttatttacatgtttaacaAATAGGCCAAGATGTCGCTGAGAGAAGCTCAAGCTGACCACTTCATGTCCTGAAGAACGAGAGTTACTAAACGTTGCATTATTTTGTTACTAGTCTAAAAAAAAGGCTTCATTTGTCAGTGTTTACTGTAGGACTgtctaaaatataaaagacagaaaatgcaTGTGAAGTTATACAGTTTTTACTCcatataaaaggtaaaaaacCTTTCAACAAATCAAAACTAAAACTTGGAACAATATTATCATCCGAGGAAGTTTTTAGCTGTGTTCTGGgcttttttgcatttatatagaTGGCTGTATAGAAATATCTACAGACGTTTTTATATAGGTTTGAGATTATTTAATTTGAGGAAAATTTAAGTTTCTTGACATTAAGACCTCAAATATGTCTTGATTGAATTTGGGGTAAATGAAAAAATTTTGGCCGTTTACATCATCAGACTCTTATAACTGTTATGACATGTTTCTGTATGTACATATGAatgtttgcatgtgtatttttccttcattgattatttattatttactttatagtTTGTGCtttaatttacttatttaaattgTTGTTACATTTGCTTCAACCTTTCTactgtctgatctgtctgattATTCTGTCTGatcaacaaaaaatgttttgatttattgatatgattttaattaattctGTTGATTTCTGTAATCCTGGTTTCAATAAATCAGCATGTCAATGAATTTGAAATTtttctgatctgttttttttttttttttttttgccattatttgaaaatgaattGTATAAACTTTTCCACGTCAGACATCTCAAGATACAGATATACGACATACAATAATTAACCAGTGGCGCTTCACATCGGTTGTTGGATTAGGTTATTTGTATCTGAATGTAGAGTTGTTTTTAGCTGTATGTGTATAGTCAGGAAAATTCGCCAGCATGGCTgtataacttttattttgtagctTTGAACCTGTATCCCTGTTTCTCTCCTTCTAGCTGAAAACAAACCGGTCTGGATGCATGCTGAAGAAGACAGAGTAAGTCACTAATCAAATGTGTCATGGTCTAGAGAACCCAGAGTCACATTTTTCACTATTATCCATCGCCACATACTGAAGATCTCCCAATTAGCCAAGATTCACATCTGAGAGAGTTTTTATTTCTCCACTCTCTCCCCCTTAGGGCCCGGGGGGTAATGATACTCATTATGCTGAATATAAAGCCTGCCATGTGACCAGGTGAGCCAAACAAGGCCTAATTACACTGCTATGTTCACACAAGCAGATTCTTTCAGCATTAACGCTCTTATCCCAATACATCCGTTGTCGAGAAGCCATGTGTTTGTGCAGGTTTAGCTTACAAatcatttctttctatttttattgaACCTTTAATTATTCAGTAAGTTCAGGCATATTTACTAGTAACTACTATGGATTGTTCAGTAACCATattaaacagatagatagagtcTGAGACACACAGCTTTGAGCATCAGATTTGaatgtgttgtgtgatttttCATAGCCCTATAATAAACAGCGCCATACGGAGTCTCGGAGCTCTGTATCGACATCTTGACAAAAAGCAAGCAGCAGATTTTATGGAGGATTACGCCATGAGAACATACAAACAGGTCAGTGTCACACCATCTCAGGTTATTCCAATCCCCTGAATCCTCTGACAAATCTACGAACATCCTATAACCTACTCggttactttttttaatcacacagATCTGTTCCTAATGACAGGTacattacacagacacacctcaAACCTCAGTTCTTTACTCTTAGCTATTCAATCTTCAACTATTCATACGTTGTCTTTCAATTCAACTATTcgatttcattcattctctcatgCATCCTGCCCTCACATTCCACTGCTTTACCTGCTCCTACATGGATTTCCTAAAGAATTGTTCTTCCTAAATACAGTCAGATCCATGTTTCAGTAAATAATCTCACCTGGATACTGCAGACTTGTAAATAAgcgctgtttttgtaataataaagtCTTTTCTGTACTCATCTCAGTctcttattcacttatttaataGTAGTATTGCCAGTTATTCCTGCCAGGCCTAACCTGCATCAGATGACTAATCTGATTTGCAATTCTTAATTtgaaaaaacataattttgctCTTCTTTAGGTTTTACTCCATATTACGTTAAATCAGCAggaagtttgttttttatgcttgtgtgtctgcACCAGGGCGTCACGTTGGAGCCACTGAATGATGAGTTCCGGAGGAGAAGCTCATCTAATTACAGCGTTAAGTATGAACCTAGAGATGATGGCAATGTGGAGTGGCGTGGGGTGAGTGCTTTTTACTAACACTCCAGGTAAACATGCATACTGCACATTCTAAACTCTACAGTACAATGTTATACAataggcaacacacacacacacacacatactgtaatacaACATAAGCAAACCCGATTCTAAGTTTTTATACAAAACACAATCAGCCTTGTAGTTAGAGCAGATATttctaaaatgtataaatgtataaatcacTGTTGTCGACACCACTAACATAGAATTAACAACCCAGgttttaggaatgtacagtgtaaaatatCAGATtgcatatatataaattattttttattttacatttacattctagCTTACTAAAGCGGAAAGCCCAGTGTTGTAGGGTACCTACACAGACCATTAAGCGTATCCCAGTCTCAGAATTTTCTAAACAACTACACTGTAGTCAGATTGtataaatcatcatcatttttcgTTTAACTGTTGCCTGGGAGAGTTGTATCTGGGCCATTAGAGGGAATTCTTCTCAAGCCAAACCTCTCCAACAGTGGGTCTCAGCCTGTACTTATTCAGCACTGTATCATTTAATTAGCAATGAGGTCGCTAGTGCATTTTACAACTTCCCATTTGGATAGTGATGGATGATGTGGTTAGAGCTATTGGCCCTTACAAGAAACAAATCAAAGATGAAAAGGACTCATTTGGCCAGAAAATACGAACATAAATAACCCTAaatattattctattatatatatataatagaatagGGTATAATTAAGTCCCCTGATTGCTAAAGAGCAATAACCCTCACCACCTCAGATATATACATGGAGTGTATTCTGCATGTGTTCATCTTTAGTGACTGCCTGGTCAGGACCAGGAGGGTTTTAATTACCCCCCTGGTGTGAATGTTGCTGTGCAGTAGGCAGTTTTCTGATTCCGGCTGTATTTCTGTATCACGCTCAGCACTCTGAACACTTCAGATTCAATTGATCCAGCAGATAGTGCAAATGAGTAaccagatgaataaataaacaagcaaaggTAATTCATGACACACCAATTTACCTCAAAGCAGAATCTGGCTCAGAAATCTTTAAAG from Tachysurus vachellii isolate PV-2020 chromosome 1, HZAU_Pvac_v1, whole genome shotgun sequence carries:
- the klc4 gene encoding kinesin light chain 4 isoform X1; translated protein: MSTMVFCCEEKLERLTQEQIISKTKMVIQGLEALKSDHSLMLHSLIETIRYLNMDEEAGLVHEKSSLLHKSVEMIELGLEEAQVMTALAAHLNAVEAEKQKLRAQVRRLVQENKWLWEELANVQQKLQMSEQTLAQVEEEKKHLEFMNQLKQYDQETLPEQDAENEETSKDPLDELFPEDEEANQPQTSQQASNVAMAAAKQGCEVPDSFRTFYNLVMQYTNQGRYEVAVPLCKQALDDLERTVGHNHPDVAAMLNILAYVYRHQSNFKEASRLLYDAVTIRERTLGEEHPSVAATLNNLAVLNGKMGKFKEAEPLCKRALELREKVLGSEHPDVAKQLNNLALVCQNQCKYEEVEYYYCRALDIYEKNLGHDDPNVAKTKNNLASCYLKQGKYKEAEILYKEILTQAHKKEFGTVDAENKPVWMHAEEDRGPGGNDTHYAEYKACHVTSPIINSAIRSLGALYRHLDKKQAADFMEDYAMRTYKQGVTLEPLNDEFRRRSSSNYSVKYEPRDDGNVEWRGDGVLKRTGSLGKMREVLRRSSEMLVKKLQDTILQDSPNPYLKRAASLNYLNRTGDNYDPFQSGRAGRRLRDSRTLSSSTVELYGGSGN
- the klc4 gene encoding kinesin light chain 4 isoform X4; protein product: MSTMVFCCEEKLERLTQEQIISKTKMVIQGLEALKSDHSLMLHSLIETIRYLNMDEEAGLVHEKSSLLHKSVEMIELGLEEAQVMTALAAHLNAVEAEKQKLRAQVRRLVQENKWLWEELANVQQKLQMSEQTLAQVEEEKKHLEFMNQLKQYDQETLPEQDAENEETSKDPLDELFPEDEEANQPQTSQQASNVAMAAAKQGCEVPDSFRTFYNLVMQYTNQGRYEVAVPLCKQALDDLERTVGHNHPDVAAMLNILAYVYRHQSNFKEASRLLYDAVTIRERTLGEEHPSVAATLNNLAVLNGKMGKFKEAEPLCKRALELREKVLGSEHPDVAKQLNNLALVCQNQCKYEEVEYYYCRALDIYEKNLGHDDPNVAKTKNNLASCYLKQGKYKEAEILYKEILTQAHKKEFGTVDGQDVAERSSS
- the klc4 gene encoding kinesin light chain 4 isoform X2; this translates as MSTMVFCCEEKLERLTQEQIISKTKMVIQGLEALKSDHSLMLHSLIETIRYLNMDEEAGLVHEKSSLLHKSVEMIELGLEEAQVMTALAAHLNAVEAEKQKLRAQVRRLVQENKWLWEELANVQQKLQMSEQTLAQVEEEKKHLEFMNQLKQYDQETLPEDAENEETSKDPLDELFPEDEEANQPQTSQQASNVAMAAAKQGCEVPDSFRTFYNLVMQYTNQGRYEVAVPLCKQALDDLERTVGHNHPDVAAMLNILAYVYRHQSNFKEASRLLYDAVTIRERTLGEEHPSVAATLNNLAVLNGKMGKFKEAEPLCKRALELREKVLGSEHPDVAKQLNNLALVCQNQCKYEEVEYYYCRALDIYEKNLGHDDPNVAKTKNNLASCYLKQGKYKEAEILYKEILTQAHKKEFGTVDAENKPVWMHAEEDRGPGGNDTHYAEYKACHVTSPIINSAIRSLGALYRHLDKKQAADFMEDYAMRTYKQGVTLEPLNDEFRRRSSSNYSVKYEPRDDGNVEWRGDGVLKRTGSLGKMREVLRRSSEMLVKKLQDTILQDSPNPYLKRAASLNYLNRTGDNYDPFQSGRAGRRLRDSRTLSSSTVELYGGSGN
- the klc4 gene encoding kinesin light chain 4 isoform X3, giving the protein MSTMVFCCEEKLERLTQEQIISKTKMVIQGLEALKSDHSLMLHSLIETIRYLNMDEEAGLVHEKSSLLHKSVEMIELGLEEAQVMTALAAHLNAVEAEKQKLRAQVRRLVQENKWLWEELANVQQKLQMSEQTLAQVEEEKKHLEFMNQLKQYDQETLPEQDAENEETSKDPLDELFPEDEEANQPQTSQQASNVAMAAAKQGCEVPDSFRTFYNLVMQYTNQGRYEVAVPLCKQALDDLERTVGHNHPDVAAMLNILAYVYRHQSNFKEASRLLYDAVTIRERTLGEEHPSVAATLNNLAVLNGKMGKFKEAEPLCKRALELREKVLGSEHPDVAKQLNNLALVCQNQCKYEEVEYYYCRALDIYEKNLGHDDPNVAKTKNNLASCYLKQGKYKEAEILYKEILTQAHKKEFGTVDAENKPVWMHAEEDRGPGGNDTHYAEYKACHVTSPIINSAIRSLGALYRHLDKKQAADFMEDYAMRTYKQGVTLEPLNDEFRRRSSSNYSVKYEPRDDGNVEWRGVSAFY